The region GAATATGAAATTTTAATTTGGTCTCAAACATGATAAAGGAGATCAGGTGCATGCATGAAAAAAACTGCAGTCATccagaaattatttttgtactCAGCCACAGTACCATCTGGTCACAATGGTAGTGCCACACTACACACAAAACAGCAGGTTTTTATGTTTTCGTCATCTTTCCTCTTCACTCAGGTAATAAATGGTCTGATGGAGCGTGAAGATTGGCAACAAGCCATCCAGACTCCTCTAGGTATCCTACCAGGGGGCTCTGGCAATGCCCTGGCTGCATCCATCCACAACTACTCGCAGTGAGTCCATCTTTTAATGAGTCATTTAAATGCATAGGCTAAAAGTACAAAAGACGATCCTTCTTTAGTTCATAAAAGACAATTTATCTCCTTCCTTTGTAATTATAGTAAAGGCTGACTGGGCTCATCTTTCCTCAGGAGAGAGGAGTTACTTAGACTGTTTAGCTGTGCAGCCAGAGTTCAGGTCTGGTTGCACAAACACTCAAAGCAATGATGTAAGGGTTTTAGAAATTCACTCATTATGTTAACCCAGCACATGTCCAGGTTATCATCCCCATCTGCTGGATAGTTGTTGGCCAAATTTCAAAAAAGCATCACTGGTGAGCCAAAATGTCATGACCACATCTATTTAATGGGATGTTAGGACTTTGGATGACTCCAAAACAACTCAGATTTGCTGATCTATTGACGTcataatgtttatatatatatatatatatatatatatatatatatatatatatatatatagtcatatttaatacatttgaaTATTGGTTCTGACGAGGCccatttttcagatttaaagcagcctttgaaaataacaaccattAAGCAGGTATTATACATAGGCTGTTCTTCCTTAAGCCCATGTTTCTGtcttaaaaatgcatttatttattggtctgttgtaatattctaatcttaaacatcctgtttttattagctgcaagcagaaataatcataattaacagataaAGActagaaaacatcagtctgtgcaTAATTAATGTATGTAATGTGCTTCACTTAGTGCTGGAGTTACTGTAATTAATAAACTTTTGAATATAAGTCTAATTTATTGAAGATAGCTAGATTATTCATGTAGGAGATactctgaaacattttagaagACATTTGGACAAGACTCTTTTCTGAGCATAACACATGAAGGTCATAAAAACATCTGCATAGAATAAGAAGTTGTTATTGCTAAATATAAAAAGTCCAAAAATCCGATTTTGAAGTCATCTGGGAGAATAGCAGTTATTCTTTGTGAAAGGTCATATGCATAGTTTCCTGTACCCTAAACCTAACAGTGTTCCTCAACACAAAATCCCAACTTCATCTGTACATTTTGTTCATTTACCTTCAATGTGTGACTGCCAAGTTGTTTTCGTGTCTTAGATGGAGGACAAAACCTTACAACTTCTCATGTTTGATGTATTCCTATGCATTATgtttagtttcattgttcatTTATCTTAGTTTAGCCTATATATAAAGAGGCAAATAGTCAATAAAAAGCTGCATTACTATGTGCTCTACTGTGTTTTCCTCTGATCTTGTTTTTTGTAATGATCCAACAGGTTGCCTCCAGCCTGGAACGAGGAGCTGCTACTGAGCTGTGGTTTCATGCTGTGCAAAGGTCTGGTTGGTTCCCTTGACTTGGTCTCAGTCCATTTGGCCTCCAGGCAGCGCCTCTTCTCCTTCCTCTCCTTGGCTTGGGGCTTTGTGGCAGATGTGGATATTGAGAGCGAGAAGTATCGTCATGTGGGAGCTATCCGCTTCCTGATGGGCACCCTGGTGCGCCTGGCCTCACTCAGAGTTTATCAGGGCAGGTTAGCATATCTACCTGCTAAAGAAGCACCGAAACCTTCCAAAAAAATCGTGAAGGCAACCCATCCTACGTCTACGTCTCTCTGTTCGTCCTTTCCCTGTCATCTCATTCCCAATGTTTCACCAAAGCAGAGCTCGTTGACCAATTGCATTGATATGAACATAAACCAAAACTCCATCACCAACTCTTCCAATTTAATCAACAACATGAGGCCCGAGACACAGAGCAACAATATGACTACATCACTTGTAGATTCTCTTCTCCCCAGTCTGGACCAGCAGGTCCCAGAAAACTGGACAGTGGTCAATGAGGAGGACTTTGTTTTGGTGCTGGCTATTTACCAGTCCCATCTGGCTGAGGATCTGTGGACAGTCCCGGGAGCAATGGCAGATGACGGACTGATTCATCTGTTTTACGTGACAGCGGGAATATCCCGGCCTGCCCTCTTGCGTCTCTTCCTTGCCATGGAAAAGGGTTCCCATTTAGCGTGCGGTTGCCCCCACCTTGTGTACGAAAAGGTGAGGGCCCTGCGGTTAGAGCCCATTTCACAACAAGGCATGATCACCGTGGATGGAGAGGTGGTGGAGTACGGGCCCATTCAGGCTCAGGTCCACCCTGGAATGGCTAAACTTATATGCGGATGAACTTGTGCTTTACTTTATAGTTCTAGTTTGGCTTTTATACTCAGTGTCAGATTCTTTATGTATGCTGTCTTCTCAGAAGTGCCAAAGACAATAAATCAGCCTTTggaaattcctttatttttttacagagacAACATGTCCTATTTTTATGgaccccctcctcctctccttctctctcatTGTTAAATTCAGGGTCAAAGTCATGGAGGATTGCTCTTACTTCTGGCTGGTCCAGGcttagagaaaaaaaaggaatgtgtgtgtatgtgcttaTGAAAAGCCACATCTTTACGTGAGAGGTGTTTTGATAGTACAGTGGCAGCGCAGTGCTCTCTGCTTGTCGGACCTTATAAGCATGGCACATATGAAGagatacatgtttttctttccttggaGACTCCTAGAGAATCCCTGCCTCATGCCCCGCTGTACCACTACTGGCTGTCAATCCCCTTGCCGGGCCGCCACCCTAATAGCAATGCTTGCCCTACAGCTTAGTAAAAAAACTGAGGAGATATAAATTAGCGTTGACAGATCTTTAATCTTTGCAtagtttacatgaaaaaaacGTCAGATTTGCTGATGTTATAgccctgtcctttccttctgtGTGACAGACAGCTTTCGCTACACCTTTACCAACGTTTTATCCATTTCCTGTTCCCTGTTTCATCTTCAACTATCATTAAACCGTAGGAATCGCCTCCACTCACACACTTTCTTTTCCCCATCCCCCCCCACCTCTTCCTATGCTCAGAtcttcacatacacacacattcccTTGCGTCTCTGCAGCACTTAGCGAGGGGGAGGGGTGTGATCTGCTACCGTGCAAATGATCCCCTCTTCTCTTGCCATCTTAAGATTGTACTCTTGCTCCCCTCCAATGGTTAACGAACCATCAGCACCTAATGTGTCCTTAATATGAGGGTTTAGATCTGCTAGAGGGTACTAAATAGAAAGTCCTCCTTTTTTAATTACATGAACTCTTAGGTGGGTTTTCAAATTTATATTAGGATGGTTAAAGCACACTCGAGTGGATAAAGTGCAGTTTCAGACGGGCCCTGTTAGAGTTGCGTATTGAGAGGCTTGTGATCAATGTAAGGAGGGTGGCAGGTGTTTTGCTCCTCTATGTGACCTGCTTGGTGGTCGGTGCTGTGGATCAGTTAGTGTTCGGGGGCGGAGGAGAGTGCAAATGTTATCATTATCATCAGGATCccccgcacacacacacaccagtttACCTCAGGCTGCAGACCAGCTGTGCAAGTGTGTAGCTGAGTTGTAACATACAATTTTAGCAAGTTTTCCTTTAACTTTAAGTGAAACCGTggttaaattacaaaaaagtcCCCCCCTAAAGTAAAAACTGATGACACTTTTGCCTGTTAGACTCTTGCTAGGGGGACTCATAAAGTGCtgatttggaaaatgttttagcTCATCTGTCATTTGGAGCGAGAAAAAGCCAATGCAATAAGTTGATAGCGCACCTAAtcttcagctgttttcttcagtaACTAGTCCTTCAAATGACTAGATTCTTCTAGACAGAGCATACATTTGTTACTTATGTCAATATACTAATAAAATACTTGTAAGGGACACTCAAACATTATTTGGCTTTCCTGGCAAGCTAGCTGGATAAGTCAGTAAAGTCTTGCAAACTGCTGTGTATGTCTTTATGGAGTAAAGTATTTATATGCCTTGAACGTTTCCATCTTTTGTCAAATTAGTAGAACCACTTTTTGGTAATTCCATGTCTCTAATAGTTTTACACATTTATATACTGTCATGCtgttgggttttgagtgatgtgCAGGGTTAGTTTTTCAAGTAGGCTAACACATtcaaattatggttttatctgatcagagcaccttcttccacaggtttgctgtttccctacatggcttgtggcaaactgcgaACATGActtcttatagctttctttcTGCAATTCCCTCCACtgtgccactcttccataaaggcctaGATTTGTTAGTGCGTGACCACTAGTTGTCAACCTATTCGTCCAATTGAGCTATGGATCTGAGCAGCTCCTGTAGAGCTACCGTGGACGTCTTAGCTGCTTCGCTGCTTAATGCTTTCCCTGCTTGATTTGTCAGTGTAGATGGATAgctatgtcttggtaggtttaagATTGTGCCAGACGTTTTCCATTTTCAATTGATGGCTTGAACTGTGCTCTGTAAGTTTTCAAAGACTGGGGTGTGGTTCACTTCACATCTGAGGAAGCTGCGTAGGAGCAAGAAGAAGGATTACAGCAGTGTGGACTGGGCCCTGTGTTAGCAGGCCAGTACAAACCAAACAAGGAGACCAGGGCAGCTAAGAGaaactacagtgagaagctaaaaaACTGTTTCTCAGCAGATGACCCGAAATCAGCTTTCTAATTCTAATTAGGTGACATCTGAAAACAATAGTTgtactggatttaatttaggggtatcaaagtaaaggcaCAGCCTAAAATGCTTAACacacttttattatttatgtttgtaaaaactgaaaaaaaataattttccttccacttcacaattatgacaTTGTTGTTGTCTACCGGATAAAATCATAAgcaaatacatttaagtttctTGTTGATGTAAcaacatgtggaaaagttcCAGGTGTGTGAGTCATGGAATGTCTGTCAGAACATTTGACCAAAATTTCTTTGTTACTGTAGGTTTACTGTCCAGACTGGTGCATATCATGTAAATCTCATTACTTAAATTAGCTCATCAAACCAGCCATGATCTGTACTTTACAGGCATATTTACAAAATTAGCAAGTGACTACGTCTTGTTGTTGTATATTTCTTGGATGCAatagttctgatgaaaatttaaaagagagatcatattttgcCTATTTagtttcccttcattggctccctgttaatccagaatataatttaaaattctctttatcacatttaaagcccttaatgatttagctccatcatacatcagagatctgattgttccatatgttcctaacagggcacttcgttctcagactgcaggtttactggtggttcctagagtctctagaagtagaatgggaggcagatcctttagttatcaggctcctctcctgtggaaccagctcccagttttagtccgtgaggcagacaccctgtctacttttaaggctaggcttaaaactttccatttTGATAAAACATATAGTGacagtggcttaggttatcctgagtctTGATCTGtatttatgctgctataggctt is a window of Girardinichthys multiradiatus isolate DD_20200921_A chromosome Y, DD_fGirMul_XY1, whole genome shotgun sequence DNA encoding:
- the LOC124863873 gene encoding sphingosine kinase 1-like, with protein sequence MEKDASAPDPSRQRNGFSGVLYGEFTDTLNDGVRYSVSLTESALTIQRISSSPGRTKVVFNLSDCVGCRVYRGPDNVDIGAYFTAYFYPFKRRWMSAGVARQRVEQCFRVALVQDPLVNLREAERWAHAIRDASVLQAPRRDGVVYTELRRPCRTMILVNPHSGRGQALQLFTGHIQAMLTEASVSYTLVITEHQNHAREMVRNADLSQWDALVIMSGDGLLFEVINGLMEREDWQQAIQTPLGILPGGSGNALAASIHNYSQLPPAWNEELLLSCGFMLCKGLVGSLDLVSVHLASRQRLFSFLSLAWGFVADVDIESEKYRHVGAIRFLMGTLVRLASLRVYQGRLAYLPAKEAPKPSKKIVKATHPTSTSLCSSFPCHLIPNVSPKQSSLTNCIDMNINQNSITNSSNLINNMRPETQSNNMTTSLVDSLLPSLDQQVPENWTVVNEEDFVLVLAIYQSHLAEDLWTVPGAMADDGLIHLFYVTAGISRPALLRLFLAMEKGSHLACGCPHLVYEKVRALRLEPISQQGMITVDGEVVEYGPIQAQVHPGMAKLICG